A part of Emcibacter nanhaiensis genomic DNA contains:
- a CDS encoding class II 3-deoxy-7-phosphoheptulonate synthase, which produces MTKNWTPDSWRSKPIRQVPEYPDQAELEAVEAELKKSPPLVFAGEARNLKEQLAQVAAGKAFLLQGGDCAESFAEFRADNIRDTFRVLMQMSVALTFAASCPVVKVGRMAGQFAKPRSADMEKQGDVELPSYRGDIINGIEFTPEARIPDPKRMLRAYSQAAATLNLLRAFAQGGYANLHKVHQWNLDFVSNSPAAARYQDMADRIDEALRFMEACGVNADIPQLQGTDFYVSHEALLLWYEEAMTRTDSTTGRWYDTSGHMLWIGDRTRVLNEAHVEFLSGIENPLGLKVGPATDMDELIRILDKLNPQDEAGRITLICRMGDEIIEDKLPPVVRRIKQEGRTVVWSSDPMHGNTIKSTSGYKTRPFDRVLREVQKFFQVHRAEGTYAGGVHFEMTGQNVTECTGGAEAITDEKLADRYHTHCDPRLNASQSLELAFLIAESLKDERDARAAEEKKAS; this is translated from the coding sequence ATGACCAAGAACTGGACACCTGACAGCTGGAGATCAAAGCCGATCCGGCAGGTTCCGGAATATCCCGACCAGGCGGAGCTGGAGGCTGTTGAAGCTGAACTGAAAAAATCCCCGCCGCTGGTTTTTGCCGGTGAAGCGCGTAACCTGAAAGAGCAGCTGGCCCAGGTCGCTGCCGGCAAGGCGTTTCTGCTGCAGGGCGGCGACTGCGCCGAAAGCTTTGCCGAATTCCGTGCCGACAATATCCGGGATACCTTCCGTGTGCTGATGCAGATGTCCGTAGCCCTGACCTTTGCCGCCAGCTGCCCGGTGGTCAAAGTGGGCCGCATGGCCGGCCAGTTCGCCAAGCCGCGCAGTGCCGACATGGAAAAGCAGGGCGATGTGGAACTGCCCAGCTACCGCGGCGACATCATCAACGGCATCGAATTCACCCCCGAAGCCCGTATTCCCGATCCCAAGCGCATGCTGCGCGCCTACAGCCAGGCGGCGGCAACGCTGAATCTGTTGCGCGCCTTCGCCCAGGGCGGCTACGCCAACCTGCACAAGGTGCACCAGTGGAACCTGGACTTCGTCTCCAACAGCCCGGCCGCTGCCCGCTACCAGGATATGGCCGACCGCATTGACGAGGCGCTGCGCTTCATGGAAGCCTGTGGCGTCAATGCCGATATTCCCCAGCTCCAGGGCACTGACTTCTATGTCTCCCACGAGGCCCTGCTGCTGTGGTACGAAGAAGCCATGACCCGCACCGACAGCACCACCGGCCGCTGGTACGACACCTCCGGCCATATGCTGTGGATCGGCGACCGCACCCGTGTGCTGAACGAGGCCCATGTGGAATTCCTGTCCGGGATCGAAAACCCGCTCGGCCTCAAGGTGGGCCCTGCCACCGACATGGATGAGCTGATCCGTATCCTCGACAAGCTGAATCCCCAGGATGAAGCCGGCCGCATCACCCTGATCTGCCGCATGGGTGACGAGATCATCGAAGACAAATTGCCGCCGGTGGTCCGCCGCATCAAGCAGGAAGGCCGCACTGTGGTCTGGTCTTCCGACCCGATGCACGGCAACACCATCAAGTCCACCAGCGGCTACAAGACCCGTCCGTTTGACCGGGTGCTGCGGGAAGTACAGAAGTTCTTCCAGGTCCACCGCGCGGAAGGCACCTACGCCGGCGGCGTTCATTTCGAGATGACCGGCCAGAATGTGACCGAGTGCACCGGCGGCGCTGAAGCCATTACCGACGAGAAGCTGGCCGACCGTTATCACACCCATTGTGACCCGCGCCTCAATGCCAGCCAGAGCCTGGAGCTTGCCTTCCTGATTGCCGAAAGCCTGAAGGATGAACGCGACGCCCGGGCGGCGGAAGAAAAGAAGGCCTCCTGA
- a CDS encoding type II toxin-antitoxin system VapC family toxin, producing the protein MIAVDTSAIMALLLGEEGVDRISDCLTENDLCISAGTLSELLIVAASRGLGEEAEALISTLGVEIVIVDGAVARQVQQAYTTWGKGQHPAGLNFGDCFAYALAMGRKIPLLYVGNDFGRTDIKPAFRLK; encoded by the coding sequence ATGATTGCGGTTGATACCTCCGCGATTATGGCTTTGCTGCTGGGGGAAGAAGGGGTGGACAGGATATCCGATTGCCTTACCGAAAATGACCTGTGTATCTCGGCGGGAACTTTGTCCGAGCTTTTGATCGTTGCCGCCAGTCGCGGGCTTGGTGAAGAAGCCGAGGCGTTGATTTCTACGCTGGGGGTCGAGATTGTCATCGTTGACGGCGCCGTCGCGCGCCAAGTGCAGCAGGCTTACACTACCTGGGGTAAGGGCCAGCACCCTGCAGGACTTAATTTCGGCGACTGCTTCGCCTATGCCTTGGCCATGGGACGCAAAATTCCATTGCTTTATGTTGGCAATGATTTTGGCAGGACGGATATAAAACCTGCTTTTCGATTGAAATGA
- the glmU gene encoding bifunctional UDP-N-acetylglucosamine diphosphorylase/glucosamine-1-phosphate N-acetyltransferase GlmU — MSSSDLAVIILAAGKGTRMKSDTHKVLHPLAGHPMLMHLIDTLEPLNPKRRVIVVGAGKEQVEAAVGNVAEIVVQEPQLGTGHAVQVTRDALKGFDGNVLILYGDVPMLTEQTLQAMVEARRDASVVVLGFRPADTKAYGRLVVNDAGELEAIVEHKDASDEQRQINLCNSGIMAVDGRELFTLLDQVGNDNASQEYYLTDIVEIARSRGLICSVVEAHEDEVMGVNSRKELAEAEAVFQRRKRDQFMADGVTLIDPNTVFFAHDTRVGRDVVIGPNVFFGPGVTVEDRVKIHSFSHLEGATVHEGASIGPFARLRPAADIGEGAKIGNFVEVKKSTIEKGAKVSHLTYIGDARVGEGANIGAGTITCNYDGFNKFKTDIGAGAFIGSNTSLVAPVTIGEGAIVGAGSVVTREVSADALAVTRATQKELGGWALKFREKQKK; from the coding sequence ATGAGCTCTTCTGATCTTGCGGTCATTATTCTCGCGGCGGGCAAGGGGACCCGCATGAAGTCCGACACCCACAAGGTGCTGCATCCGCTGGCGGGCCATCCCATGCTGATGCACCTGATCGACACGCTGGAGCCGCTGAACCCGAAGCGCCGCGTTATTGTGGTCGGCGCCGGCAAGGAACAGGTCGAAGCGGCCGTCGGAAATGTGGCTGAAATTGTGGTCCAGGAGCCGCAGCTCGGCACCGGCCATGCGGTCCAGGTGACCCGGGACGCGCTCAAGGGCTTCGACGGCAATGTGCTGATCCTGTACGGCGATGTGCCGATGCTGACCGAGCAGACCTTGCAGGCCATGGTCGAGGCGCGTCGGGACGCCTCTGTTGTGGTACTGGGTTTTCGTCCGGCCGACACCAAGGCGTACGGGCGTCTGGTCGTAAATGACGCCGGCGAACTGGAAGCCATTGTCGAGCACAAGGATGCGAGTGACGAGCAGCGCCAGATCAATCTCTGCAACTCCGGCATCATGGCGGTGGACGGCAGGGAGCTGTTCACCCTGCTCGATCAGGTCGGCAACGACAATGCCTCCCAGGAATATTACCTCACCGACATCGTGGAAATCGCCCGCAGCAGGGGCCTGATCTGCAGCGTGGTCGAAGCCCATGAAGACGAGGTTATGGGGGTCAACAGCCGCAAGGAACTGGCCGAGGCCGAAGCCGTGTTCCAGCGCCGCAAGCGCGACCAGTTTATGGCTGACGGGGTGACCCTGATCGACCCGAACACGGTGTTTTTCGCCCATGATACACGGGTAGGCCGTGATGTGGTGATCGGTCCCAATGTGTTTTTCGGTCCCGGTGTAACGGTGGAAGACCGTGTCAAGATCCACAGTTTCTCCCATCTCGAAGGGGCAACCGTTCATGAAGGGGCGTCAATCGGGCCGTTTGCCCGGCTGCGTCCCGCCGCCGACATCGGCGAAGGGGCCAAGATCGGCAACTTTGTCGAGGTGAAGAAATCCACCATCGAGAAGGGCGCCAAGGTCAGCCATCTCACCTATATCGGCGATGCGCGGGTGGGTGAGGGTGCCAACATCGGCGCCGGCACCATCACCTGCAACTATGACGGCTTCAACAAGTTCAAAACCGACATCGGCGCGGGGGCCTTCATCGGTTCCAACACGTCGCTGGTGGCGCCGGTCACCATCGGCGAGGGCGCCATTGTCGGCGCCGGCAGCGTGGTGACCCGCGAGGTTTCTGCTGATGCGCTGGCGGTGACCCGGGCGACCCAGAAGGAACTGGGCGGCTGGGCCCTGAAGTTTCGTGAAAAGCAAAAGAAATAA
- a CDS encoding DUF945 family protein, whose amino-acid sequence MNKKRIIWASVGIILIIIFALLPKFFGNLAHEKIEQQAATISEMPGYALTILEYDQGWFSSEALISYGLDQHTLEILEDSDDLDEADKFLLELFRHGARFRVNIAHGPVTFQNGIHFALLTLDSSLTEFEADAYQAFHESAGVDSFLEGTAAVSYFGTLSADVSSPAFTAEITPQKGPPATVKSGGFTSHTEFNADQTHYDLEALLKSFSLEAGDTVFDLQNIAVTASGDRLNDYIWLGTGSSTMERISVTAPDGGTVTIEGVDSTYTTDKMTEQTLSFDLKLSTGGISVSSKAPVPNDVTFSDIKLDAVIRNMDVAGLTEYVKGLSELEMDITGDMEQDQAVFEQKKKELISSAGLKLVLASPELEIRKLSLKFSDGNFAGVGLMNVNAEGLEKVDADLLPKILAQRLFLDSEVTFDQALAEQFTILGMKQQMAATGIDMSFMPPEQLQQAVSVQTSLMLQAYVQQGLITAGEEENTYQSRLQIRDGQQFINGRPIQLPQMPQ is encoded by the coding sequence ATGAATAAAAAGCGCATTATCTGGGCCTCTGTCGGCATCATCCTGATCATTATTTTCGCCCTACTGCCCAAATTTTTCGGCAACCTGGCCCATGAAAAAATTGAACAACAGGCCGCCACGATATCGGAAATGCCCGGCTATGCGCTGACCATTCTTGAATATGACCAGGGCTGGTTTTCCTCGGAAGCGCTGATTTCCTATGGCCTGGACCAGCACACCCTGGAAATCCTGGAGGACTCCGACGACCTTGACGAGGCTGACAAATTCCTGCTGGAACTGTTCCGCCACGGCGCCCGCTTCCGGGTGAACATCGCCCACGGCCCCGTGACCTTCCAGAACGGCATTCATTTCGCCCTGCTGACCCTGGACAGCAGTCTGACGGAGTTTGAGGCCGACGCCTACCAGGCGTTTCACGAAAGCGCCGGTGTCGACAGTTTTCTCGAGGGTACCGCCGCCGTCTCCTACTTCGGCACCCTGAGCGCGGATGTTTCCAGTCCCGCCTTCACCGCCGAGATCACCCCCCAAAAAGGCCCGCCGGCCACCGTCAAATCCGGCGGCTTCACCTCCCATACAGAGTTTAACGCCGACCAGACCCATTATGACCTGGAGGCCCTGCTGAAAAGCTTTTCCCTCGAAGCCGGCGACACCGTCTTTGACCTGCAGAATATTGCCGTCACCGCCAGCGGCGACCGGCTGAACGACTATATCTGGCTCGGCACCGGCAGCAGCACGATGGAGCGCATTTCCGTGACCGCGCCGGATGGCGGCACCGTAACTATTGAAGGCGTGGACAGCACCTACACGACCGACAAAATGACCGAGCAGACCCTGTCCTTCGACCTCAAACTTTCCACCGGCGGCATTTCGGTTTCTTCCAAGGCACCGGTGCCCAATGACGTCACTTTCAGTGACATCAAGCTTGATGCCGTGATCCGTAATATGGATGTGGCCGGGCTCACTGAATATGTCAAAGGCCTGTCCGAACTGGAAATGGACATCACCGGGGACATGGAACAGGACCAGGCTGTTTTTGAGCAGAAGAAGAAAGAGCTGATTTCCTCTGCCGGACTGAAGCTGGTGCTGGCCTCGCCGGAGCTTGAAATCAGAAAGCTGAGCCTGAAATTTAGCGACGGCAATTTCGCCGGCGTCGGCCTGATGAATGTCAATGCCGAGGGGCTGGAGAAAGTCGATGCCGACCTGCTGCCCAAGATCCTGGCCCAGCGGCTGTTCCTAGACAGCGAAGTGACCTTTGACCAGGCCCTGGCCGAGCAGTTCACCATTCTCGGCATGAAACAGCAGATGGCCGCCACCGGTATCGACATGAGCTTCATGCCGCCGGAACAGCTGCAACAGGCGGTCAGCGTGCAGACCAGCCTGATGCTGCAGGCTTATGTGCAGCAGGGACTGATCACCGCCGGGGAAGAGGAAAATACCTATCAGTCCCGCCTGCAGATCCGCGACGGCCAGCAGTTCATCAACGGCCGGCCGATCCAGCTGCCGCAGATGCCGCAATAG
- a CDS encoding type II toxin-antitoxin system Phd/YefM family antitoxin, whose protein sequence is MKIAIHEAKGKLSGLINAALEGEQILLTKHGKPVAEIRPVSGVKTPEEKRAALDSILVRAKEKAVKGVPAAEADKFLYDETGMPG, encoded by the coding sequence ATGAAAATTGCCATCCATGAAGCCAAAGGTAAGCTGTCCGGCCTGATCAATGCGGCGCTGGAAGGGGAGCAGATACTGCTTACCAAGCACGGCAAGCCGGTGGCGGAAATCCGGCCCGTGAGCGGTGTAAAGACGCCTGAAGAAAAAAGAGCGGCCCTGGACAGTATCCTGGTCCGGGCGAAAGAAAAGGCCGTCAAAGGCGTTCCCGCCGCTGAGGCCGACAAATTCCTGTATGACGAAACAGGAATGCCCGGATGA
- a CDS encoding tetratricopeptide repeat protein: MFQNNLQQQLQSVIQHQQAGRFVEAEAACRQVLLAHPEQPDALHFLALLRKRAGDNKAAGDYFQKALKQGGKNPAISSNYANFLSAIGREEEALAQYARAVKLEPRFADAWYNWGLALTTLERYGEAEKKLSEALKLNPKDSRYHNALGLTFRKRQQNDKAISAFEQAVRLDPNNTKAIHNLGGALRAEKRLEEAKACCAEVIRRNPQQLESWQNLAAILHEEGENEQAANAYRKLLEIDPVHMESHRILNNILWETEQLDSFLGSYEWAMEQRPEAVELPVTYAEGLNLAGLSDRAIEMLDRVRDRYDGAPDIDFAYGCTYRQMGELEQARRHFEACVAKSPEDEEYHIDYAKLLINVGDLEEAERQLAAAEALNPDEQTIWALRGTIWRLQGDEREHWLQNYDLLVRGIELEVPPGYGSIEEFNEHLHETLITLHKMQRQPLDQTLRGGTQTFGHLYDNRHEVIGKLRDAVYGAAQKYIADLPQDDSHPVMRRLTRDIKFSGSWSCRLKSEGFHTNHMHPKGWISGPYYVSLPDEIKQSDESGGKPGWVKFGEAGLDIPGDNSPRKIIKPQEGMQVFFPSYTWHGTNPFFSDQYRVTAPCDIAPL; the protein is encoded by the coding sequence ATGTTTCAGAATAATCTCCAGCAGCAACTGCAAAGCGTGATCCAGCACCAGCAGGCCGGCAGGTTTGTCGAGGCCGAGGCCGCCTGCCGTCAGGTGCTCCTCGCCCATCCGGAGCAGCCGGACGCGCTGCATTTCCTCGCCCTGCTGCGCAAGCGCGCGGGGGATAACAAGGCCGCCGGCGACTATTTCCAGAAGGCGCTCAAACAGGGCGGGAAAAACCCGGCCATTTCCAGCAACTATGCCAACTTCCTGAGCGCCATCGGTCGGGAGGAGGAGGCACTCGCCCAGTATGCCCGGGCCGTCAAACTGGAACCCCGCTTCGCCGACGCCTGGTATAACTGGGGCCTGGCGCTGACCACGCTGGAACGCTACGGGGAGGCCGAGAAAAAGCTCAGCGAAGCCCTGAAGCTCAATCCCAAGGACAGCCGTTATCACAATGCCCTGGGTCTTACCTTCCGCAAGCGCCAGCAGAATGACAAGGCGATCAGCGCGTTTGAGCAGGCGGTCAGGCTCGACCCCAATAACACTAAGGCGATCCATAACCTGGGCGGGGCGCTCCGGGCCGAGAAACGGCTCGAGGAAGCCAAGGCCTGCTGCGCTGAAGTAATCCGCCGCAATCCGCAGCAACTGGAAAGCTGGCAGAATCTGGCGGCGATCCTGCACGAGGAAGGGGAAAACGAGCAGGCGGCCAACGCCTATCGCAAGCTGCTGGAAATCGATCCCGTGCATATGGAAAGCCACCGGATCCTCAACAATATCCTGTGGGAAACGGAACAGCTGGACAGCTTCCTTGGCTCCTATGAATGGGCGATGGAGCAGCGGCCGGAGGCGGTGGAGCTGCCGGTGACCTATGCCGAGGGGCTTAACCTCGCCGGTCTGTCGGATCGGGCGATTGAGATGCTGGACCGGGTCAGGGACCGTTATGACGGGGCGCCGGACATTGACTTTGCCTATGGCTGCACCTACCGGCAGATGGGCGAGCTGGAACAGGCGCGCCGGCATTTCGAGGCCTGTGTCGCCAAGTCCCCGGAGGATGAGGAGTATCACATTGACTATGCCAAGCTGCTGATCAATGTAGGCGATCTGGAAGAGGCGGAGAGGCAGCTGGCGGCGGCGGAAGCCCTTAATCCGGACGAACAGACCATCTGGGCCCTGCGCGGCACCATCTGGCGGCTGCAGGGGGATGAGCGGGAACACTGGCTGCAGAATTATGACCTGCTGGTGCGCGGTATTGAGCTTGAGGTGCCGCCGGGCTATGGCTCGATCGAGGAGTTCAACGAGCATCTCCATGAAACCCTGATCACCTTGCACAAGATGCAGCGCCAGCCGCTCGACCAGACCCTGCGCGGCGGCACCCAGACTTTTGGCCATCTCTATGACAACAGGCATGAGGTGATCGGCAAGCTGCGCGACGCGGTCTATGGGGCGGCGCAGAAATATATCGCCGACCTGCCGCAGGATGACAGCCATCCGGTGATGCGGCGGCTGACCCGGGATATCAAATTCAGCGGGTCATGGTCCTGCCGCCTCAAAAGCGAGGGCTTCCATACCAACCACATGCATCCCAAGGGCTGGATCAGTGGACCCTATTATGTGTCCCTGCCGGATGAGATCAAACAGTCAGACGAGAGTGGCGGCAAGCCGGGCTGGGTCAAGTTCGGCGAGGCCGGGCTTGATATCCCGGGCGACAATTCACCGCGCAAGATCATCAAGCCGCAGGAAGGCATGCAGGTGTTCTTCCCGTCCTACACCTGGCACGGCACCAACCCCTTCTTCTCGGACCAGTACCGGGTTACCGCGCCCTGCGATATCGCCCCGCTGTAG
- the glmS gene encoding glutamine--fructose-6-phosphate transaminase (isomerizing) yields MCGIIGIIGKEEVTPRILDGLRRLEYRGYDSAGIATLFDGKSIDRRRAEGKLKNLEARLADAPLPGVIGIGHTRWATHGAPTEVNAHPHATPRVAAVHNGIIENFRELREELTAEGHVFETETDTETIVHLITSMLDKGMAPRDAAKAAIERLEGAFGLAIIFDGEDDLMIGARRGSPLVVGYGDGEMYLGSDAIALSDLSNRIVYLEEGDRVELTRESARIYDETGKEVIRPVTIASVSGGMIDKGNYRHFMLKEIYEQPTVVGQTIATMVDPLHGTTTLPEFPFDLAAIERVTIIACGTSFYAGMVAKYWLEQMARINVEVDIASEFRYREAVMPPGGLAIFISQSGETADTLAALRYAKSQGQHILTIVNVPQSSMERESDIVLQTHAGPEVGVASTKAFTCQLSVLACLSIAVAKARGKIDHAEEERLVNALTEVPARMAEVLNHDEAIEALADDMSKARDVIYLGRGPEYPIAMEGALKLKEISYIHAEGYAAGEMKHGPIALIDELVPIIVIAPTGRLFEKTVSNMQEVIARKGRVIFITDEEGSQANGHDAEATIALPMLDEFVTPLLYAIPVQLLSYHVAVAKGTDVDQPRNLAKSVTVE; encoded by the coding sequence ATGTGCGGCATTATCGGTATCATCGGCAAGGAAGAGGTCACGCCCCGTATTCTCGACGGTCTGCGTCGGCTGGAATATCGCGGTTATGACAGTGCGGGCATCGCCACCCTGTTCGACGGCAAAAGCATCGACCGGCGCCGGGCCGAGGGCAAGCTCAAGAACCTTGAGGCCCGTCTTGCAGACGCCCCGCTGCCGGGCGTGATCGGCATCGGCCATACCCGCTGGGCCACCCATGGTGCCCCGACCGAAGTCAATGCCCATCCCCATGCCACCCCGCGCGTCGCCGCTGTGCACAACGGCATTATCGAGAATTTCCGCGAACTGCGCGAGGAACTGACCGCCGAGGGTCATGTGTTCGAGACCGAAACCGATACCGAGACCATCGTCCACCTGATCACCAGCATGCTGGACAAAGGCATGGCGCCGCGTGACGCGGCCAAGGCCGCCATTGAACGGCTGGAAGGGGCGTTCGGTCTCGCCATTATCTTTGATGGCGAAGACGACCTGATGATCGGCGCCCGCCGCGGCAGCCCGCTGGTGGTCGGCTACGGCGACGGTGAAATGTATCTCGGCTCCGACGCCATCGCGCTCTCGGACCTTTCCAACCGCATCGTCTACCTGGAAGAGGGCGACCGGGTCGAACTGACCCGCGAGAGTGCGCGGATTTATGACGAAACCGGCAAGGAAGTGATCCGGCCGGTGACCATCGCTTCCGTGTCCGGCGGCATGATCGACAAGGGCAACTATCGCCATTTCATGCTGAAAGAGATTTACGAGCAGCCGACCGTGGTCGGCCAGACCATCGCCACCATGGTGGATCCGCTGCACGGCACCACCACATTGCCGGAATTTCCCTTTGACCTCGCCGCCATCGAGCGGGTGACCATCATCGCCTGCGGCACCAGCTTTTACGCCGGCATGGTCGCCAAATACTGGCTCGAGCAGATGGCCCGCATCAATGTGGAGGTGGATATCGCCTCCGAATTCCGCTACCGCGAGGCGGTGATGCCGCCGGGCGGGCTCGCCATTTTCATCTCCCAGTCCGGGGAGACCGCCGATACTTTGGCCGCGCTCAGATACGCCAAGTCCCAGGGCCAGCATATCCTGACCATCGTCAATGTGCCGCAGAGCTCTATGGAGCGGGAAAGCGACATCGTGCTGCAGACCCATGCCGGTCCCGAAGTGGGCGTCGCCTCGACCAAGGCCTTCACCTGCCAGCTCAGCGTGCTCGCCTGCCTGTCCATTGCGGTCGCCAAGGCGCGCGGCAAGATCGATCATGCCGAGGAAGAACGTCTGGTCAATGCGCTGACCGAAGTACCGGCCCGCATGGCCGAGGTGCTGAACCATGACGAAGCCATCGAGGCGCTGGCTGACGACATGTCCAAGGCCCGGGATGTGATTTATCTGGGCCGCGGCCCGGAATATCCCATCGCCATGGAAGGGGCGCTGAAGCTCAAGGAAATCTCCTATATCCATGCCGAAGGTTATGCCGCCGGGGAAATGAAACACGGCCCGATCGCGCTCATTGACGAGCTGGTGCCGATCATTGTCATCGCCCCGACCGGACGGCTGTTCGAGAAAACCGTCTCCAACATGCAGGAAGTGATTGCCCGCAAAGGCCGGGTGATCTTCATCACCGACGAGGAAGGCTCACAAGCCAACGGCCACGATGCCGAGGCCACCATTGCGCTCCCCATGCTGGATGAGTTCGTCACACCGCTGCTCTATGCCATCCCGGTGCAGCTGCTCAGCTATCATGTCGCCGTTGCCAAAGGCACCGATGTGGACCAGCCCCGCAACCTGGCCAAATCGGTGACGGTGGAGTAA
- the gor gene encoding glutathione-disulfide reductase has translation MYDYDFFVIGAGSGGVRASRMASSYGAKVGLCEDYRVGGTCVIRGCVPKKLFVYASEYKGHFADSAGFGWSREAASFDWLTLVGNKDNEIDRLNGLYLQTLNNAGVEVIQARGKMLDAHTVELTGPDGTRTVTADKILIATGGWPQMPEVPGIEHAISSNEAFHLEELPEKITVVGGGYIAVEFAGIFNGLGVETTLLYRGEQILRGFDREIRDKLYEEMRKKGVDVRVETNVTAIEKTDSGLSLSLTDGSTLETGAVMYATGRVPNVRGLGLEELGVKMQKNGAIIVDEQYRTSVDNIFAVGDVTDRVQLTPVAIKEGAALAATQFNDTPTTVDYDYIPTAIFSQPPIGTVGYGEEEAIEKFGADDVQVYRSEFRAMKYTLAGREERSLMKLIVQKSTDLVIGAHMIGPDAAEIIQGVAIALKCGATKAQFDSTVAVHPSSAEEFVLMK, from the coding sequence ATGTACGACTATGACTTTTTTGTAATCGGGGCGGGATCCGGCGGTGTGCGCGCCAGCCGGATGGCGTCTTCCTACGGCGCCAAAGTGGGCCTGTGTGAAGACTATCGGGTCGGCGGCACCTGCGTGATCCGCGGCTGCGTGCCGAAAAAGCTGTTTGTCTATGCCTCCGAATACAAGGGTCATTTTGCCGACAGCGCCGGGTTCGGCTGGAGCCGGGAAGCGGCCTCCTTCGACTGGTTGACGCTGGTCGGCAACAAGGACAACGAGATTGATCGCCTCAACGGCCTGTACCTGCAGACCCTGAATAATGCCGGGGTCGAGGTCATCCAGGCCCGCGGCAAAATGCTGGACGCGCATACGGTGGAACTGACCGGTCCGGACGGCACCCGCACTGTCACCGCCGATAAAATCCTGATCGCCACCGGCGGCTGGCCGCAGATGCCGGAGGTGCCGGGCATCGAGCACGCCATCAGCTCCAACGAGGCGTTCCATCTCGAGGAACTGCCGGAAAAAATCACCGTGGTCGGCGGCGGCTATATCGCGGTGGAATTCGCCGGCATTTTCAACGGCCTCGGCGTCGAGACCACGCTGCTTTATCGTGGCGAACAGATCCTGCGCGGCTTTGACCGGGAAATCCGCGACAAGCTTTATGAAGAAATGCGCAAGAAAGGCGTTGATGTGCGCGTCGAGACCAATGTCACCGCCATCGAAAAGACAGACAGCGGCCTCAGTCTCAGCCTCACCGACGGCAGCACGCTCGAGACCGGGGCGGTGATGTATGCCACCGGCCGGGTGCCCAATGTCAGGGGTCTCGGGCTCGAGGAGCTGGGTGTCAAGATGCAGAAAAACGGCGCCATCATTGTCGATGAGCAGTATCGCACCAGCGTCGACAATATCTTTGCCGTCGGCGATGTCACCGACCGGGTGCAGCTGACCCCGGTGGCCATCAAGGAAGGGGCGGCGCTGGCCGCGACCCAGTTCAATGACACGCCGACCACGGTCGATTACGACTATATCCCGACCGCGATCTTCTCCCAGCCGCCGATCGGCACCGTGGGCTACGGCGAGGAAGAGGCGATCGAGAAATTCGGCGCAGACGATGTCCAGGTCTATCGCTCCGAATTCCGGGCCATGAAATATACCCTGGCCGGAAGGGAAGAACGCTCGCTGATGAAGCTGATTGTGCAGAAATCCACCGACCTGGTGATCGGCGCCCATATGATCGGTCCGGATGCGGCGGAAATCATCCAGGGCGTGGCCATTGCCCTCAAATGCGGCGCCACCAAGGCCCAGTTCGACAGCACCGTGGCGGTGCATCCCTCCTCGGCCGAGGAATTCGTGCTGATGAAGTAG